tcttcttttcctccatGACCTTGGCTTCTCTCTCGTTTCTCATCTTTTCCAactccttctttttcttcctctcttcccTCCTCTTTTccatctccttcttctccttctctctttattTCATCACCATCTCCATCTTTTCCTTCCATTCATCACTTGCTTCAGTCCAGGCTTGCAggattctgtctcttttttcagtCTCAGACTTCTGAATCAGATCCACTGCTTTCTGGACCACTCTCATTTCTAGGAGATCCTTCTTCACCTCTACCGTCTGCTCTTCGTCTTTCTGCTTCATcgctttcagcttctctcctTCTTCCATCAGCTGTTCAATTTCCAGCttcatcttcttttctttctccttccATTCATCACTTGCTTTAGTCCAGGCCAGCAGGATCCTATCAATTCTTTCAGTCTCTGACTTCTGAATGAGATCCACTGCTTTCTGCACTACTGTCATTTTTAGGAGATCCTTCACATCTCCCGTCTGCTCTTTGTCTTTCTTCTTCAGCTGTTCCATTTCCAGCTTCatcttctttttctcctcctcccaTTCCTTACTTGCCACAGTCCAGGCCTGCAGGATTCGAtctcttttttccttctctgACTTCTGAAGGCGTTCCATGGCTTGTTGCACCTGTTTCATTTCTAGGAG
This genomic interval from Astyanax mexicanus isolate ESR-SI-001 chromosome 1, AstMex3_surface, whole genome shotgun sequence contains the following:
- the LOC111191956 gene encoding ribonuclease Y codes for the protein MAKDQYTRDLEKLIMEQRDTTSRVLKQWTIEKAEWDAEKKKMKLEIEELKKEGERLTLRKKKEEEQMHSKNVGDVKDLLEMKQVQQAMERLQKSEKEKRDRILQAWTVASKEWEEEKKKMKLEMEQLKKKDKEQTGDVKDLLKMTVVQKAVDLIQKSETERIDRILLAWTKASDEWKEKEKKMKLEIEQLMEEGEKLKAMKQKDEEQTVEVKKDLLEMRVVQKAVDLIQKSETEKRDRILQAWTEASDEWKEKMEMVMK